The following coding sequences are from one Ancylobacter sp. TS-1 window:
- a CDS encoding septation protein A, protein MSEASSGSGLRSMHPMLKLALELGPLVVFFVANGRGGIYVATGAFMVATFAALAAMWLIARKIAVMPLISAGVVLVFGTLTLWLQDDHFIKMKPTMVNALFGVALLGGLYFRKPLLPYVLGDVFVLTDRGWRELTIRWGGFFITMAVLNEVVWRSFSTDTWVAFKTFVYLPLTLVFAMAQVPLMTRHAPEPAKDEGKGEKR, encoded by the coding sequence ATGAGCGAGGCTTCGTCCGGGAGCGGACTGCGCTCCATGCACCCGATGCTCAAGCTGGCGCTGGAGCTCGGGCCGCTCGTGGTGTTCTTCGTCGCCAACGGGCGCGGCGGCATCTATGTCGCCACCGGCGCCTTCATGGTCGCGACCTTCGCCGCGCTGGCGGCGATGTGGCTCATCGCCCGCAAGATCGCGGTCATGCCGCTGATTTCGGCCGGCGTCGTGCTGGTGTTCGGCACGCTGACGCTGTGGCTGCAGGACGACCACTTCATCAAGATGAAGCCGACCATGGTCAACGCGCTGTTCGGCGTCGCGCTGCTCGGCGGGCTGTATTTCCGCAAGCCGCTGCTGCCCTATGTGCTCGGCGATGTCTTCGTGCTGACCGATCGCGGCTGGCGCGAGCTGACCATCCGCTGGGGCGGGTTCTTCATCACCATGGCGGTGCTGAACGAGGTCGTCTGGCGCAGCTTCTCGACCGACACCTGGGTCGCCTTCAAGACCTTCGTCTATCTCCCGCTCACGCTGGTCTTCGCCATGGCGCAGGTTCCCCTGATGACCCGCCACGCCCCCGAGCCGGCGAAGGACGAGGGGAAGGGCGAGAAGCGCTGA
- a CDS encoding DUF1598 domain-containing protein, producing the protein MTLSRRRFLTGSFATAGAATFLAAHPANAQQQKFACEFQPTRFSAAPAVAVSLKELSGAIAACSGRTESFARTRCARLKRLGGMTRLDGFVADPANRDVILWGQKEKGAPPLDFDDFIIALRAAWGRYVGKPGQPGYNLAPAISIDADPAVFKRLNELSTSGSDYDAEYMRVCASPQKVRVDGMPRHTRVAYTLVDADYRMKQVGQGTLKLPIASPFPSHHELRIQLSAALGDRNAAGKQPQSTRFWFTPGQFNYQISPDGETGFLETAQVILRDEDQRNTGQALVASGLTNPIARAFTCAWTERMEDVYRAEPIWRDMNNIFRHFAVARILEQRRVLERVRVDMRVLLDTYTPEPVKLPETLPGLGFVDRQSGQIWSICGGVSLGFDRATLGGREFVTPDAVRRVMAQRPAVGTLDWDVS; encoded by the coding sequence ATGACACTCTCGCGCCGACGCTTCCTGACTGGGAGCTTCGCGACCGCCGGCGCAGCGACGTTTCTTGCCGCGCATCCCGCGAACGCCCAGCAGCAGAAGTTTGCCTGCGAGTTTCAGCCGACGCGGTTCAGCGCCGCTCCGGCTGTCGCGGTGTCGCTGAAGGAGCTGTCGGGGGCCATAGCCGCCTGTTCAGGCCGAACGGAGAGTTTCGCCCGCACGCGCTGCGCGCGCTTGAAACGCCTCGGTGGCATGACGCGCTTGGATGGCTTCGTCGCCGACCCCGCAAATCGCGACGTGATCCTGTGGGGGCAGAAGGAGAAGGGGGCTCCGCCGCTCGATTTCGACGATTTTATCATAGCGTTGCGCGCCGCCTGGGGTCGCTACGTCGGCAAGCCCGGTCAGCCGGGGTATAATCTGGCACCCGCCATCTCTATTGATGCCGATCCCGCCGTCTTCAAGCGTCTGAACGAACTGTCGACGAGCGGATCAGATTACGATGCCGAATACATGCGCGTCTGCGCCTCGCCGCAGAAAGTCCGTGTCGACGGCATGCCGAGGCATACGCGGGTCGCCTATACTCTGGTCGATGCCGATTACCGCATGAAGCAGGTGGGACAGGGGACGCTGAAGCTGCCCATCGCTTCACCTTTCCCCTCTCATCATGAACTGCGGATTCAGCTCAGCGCCGCTCTCGGCGATCGTAATGCTGCAGGCAAGCAGCCGCAAAGCACGCGGTTCTGGTTCACCCCCGGCCAGTTCAACTATCAGATATCACCCGACGGCGAGACCGGCTTCCTCGAAACGGCGCAAGTAATCCTGCGGGACGAAGACCAGAGGAATACAGGACAGGCACTGGTTGCCTCCGGTTTGACCAATCCCATCGCGCGTGCCTTCACCTGCGCCTGGACCGAGCGTATGGAGGACGTCTACCGCGCCGAGCCGATCTGGCGCGACATGAACAACATCTTCCGACACTTCGCCGTCGCCCGCATCCTGGAGCAGCGCCGTGTCTTGGAGCGGGTGCGGGTCGATATGCGAGTGTTGCTCGACACCTATACGCCCGAGCCGGTAAAATTACCGGAAACGCTGCCGGGTCTCGGCTTCGTCGATCGGCAGTCCGGCCAGATCTGGTCCATCTGCGGCGGCGTTTCGCTAGGCTTCGACCGCGCCACTCTAGGGGGGCGCGAGTTCGTGACGCCGGACGCTGTGAGGCGGGTCATGGCGCAGCGGCCTGCTGTCGGCACGCTGGACTGGGATGTCTCATAA
- a CDS encoding VWA domain-containing protein — MARTFLFSLFVAMLGVVLIGTIGARADDAEIDCRGPGEFCIVTSTGLPLRLLTKPQSNIYVEMDENSHQPESNIPAFEALFAFDMFDVKYDKTNFAAEGWFSVGRTTKEILGYMRAEDVVMWKQALALAYINPGVSERKPVLMFESEDALDETLKQIDGGTLQATKLYEDIAAGKPPSGIVSREGNAWIDINQQFYLLPILQFEDLSDLNPGSEMRALQTAALTAQARSRQTSACDIRQSGSGDCFQQQTGGGVGGVALDVVFVIDMTASMDPYIEAVEAAIREASQALSQKLADPSALKFGLVGYRDSVEATPGLEWVANNFTPDLVDGKAFRDLLGSGIVKAATAGSGDHEEEVFAGVKMGITSNWSPSAARMIILIGDASSHPLGHAKNTSALSEQAARALADQERVYIASIYVGAEGSADFAAAKPQFSTMAAGDGESSVAFSVVGGGGESLEASLRSTISQVVDFMSAGKFGSISNASAGGDQTAAAILGAARAAFVEYIGSAATPPSNITAWMLDRDLTDFAKPAFEVKVLVRKGELQGLMSTLDEVIETVKENKTTTADFFAAVQVSSTSQALDIRSQLGKDPSKKFAQVVPRWIQSLPYKSEILGLTLDEFRQSSPADRTRFEERLTSLVKLYDDILNRADAWASLNSEDVAEERVYMLDLKNLP, encoded by the coding sequence ATGGCCCGCACGTTCTTGTTCTCCTTGTTTGTCGCCATGCTGGGGGTGGTGCTGATCGGCACCATCGGTGCACGCGCCGATGACGCCGAAATCGATTGCCGCGGCCCCGGCGAATTCTGCATCGTCACCAGCACAGGGCTACCGCTGCGGCTGCTAACCAAGCCTCAATCGAACATCTACGTGGAGATGGACGAGAACAGCCATCAGCCGGAATCCAACATCCCAGCCTTCGAGGCTCTATTCGCCTTCGACATGTTCGACGTGAAATACGACAAGACGAACTTTGCGGCAGAGGGATGGTTTTCCGTCGGGCGCACCACCAAGGAAATCCTCGGCTATATGAGGGCGGAGGACGTGGTGATGTGGAAGCAGGCGCTCGCGCTTGCCTATATCAATCCCGGCGTTTCGGAACGCAAACCCGTGCTGATGTTCGAGAGCGAGGACGCTCTCGACGAGACGCTCAAGCAGATCGACGGCGGAACGCTTCAGGCCACGAAACTCTATGAGGATATCGCCGCCGGAAAGCCCCCTTCAGGCATCGTCTCACGGGAAGGCAACGCTTGGATTGACATCAATCAGCAATTCTACCTGCTGCCGATCCTGCAGTTCGAGGATCTGAGCGACCTCAATCCGGGCAGCGAGATGCGCGCGCTGCAGACGGCCGCGCTTACAGCACAGGCCCGTTCGCGGCAGACCTCCGCTTGCGACATAAGGCAGTCCGGATCCGGCGACTGCTTCCAGCAACAGACCGGTGGGGGAGTCGGCGGCGTCGCGCTCGATGTCGTGTTCGTCATCGACATGACCGCGTCCATGGATCCTTATATCGAGGCGGTGGAGGCCGCCATCCGCGAGGCGTCGCAAGCTCTGTCGCAGAAGCTTGCTGATCCATCGGCCCTCAAATTCGGATTGGTCGGCTATCGAGACTCGGTCGAAGCAACTCCGGGGCTGGAATGGGTCGCCAACAATTTCACGCCGGATCTGGTTGACGGCAAGGCGTTCCGCGATCTCCTCGGGTCCGGCATCGTCAAGGCCGCGACTGCCGGCAGCGGCGACCACGAGGAAGAGGTTTTTGCCGGCGTCAAGATGGGCATAACCTCCAACTGGTCGCCTTCGGCGGCACGCATGATCATCCTGATCGGTGATGCAAGCTCGCATCCGCTTGGGCACGCGAAGAACACCAGCGCTCTCAGCGAACAGGCCGCACGCGCGCTGGCAGACCAGGAAAGGGTCTACATCGCCTCCATCTATGTCGGCGCGGAGGGGTCGGCGGACTTCGCGGCCGCAAAACCCCAGTTCTCCACCATGGCGGCCGGCGATGGCGAAAGCAGCGTTGCCTTCTCCGTCGTCGGTGGCGGCGGCGAGAGTCTGGAGGCCAGCCTTCGCAGCACCATCAGTCAGGTTGTCGACTTCATGAGCGCCGGCAAATTCGGCAGCATCTCGAATGCCAGCGCCGGCGGCGATCAGACGGCAGCCGCCATCCTTGGTGCCGCTCGTGCTGCGTTCGTGGAGTATATCGGTTCCGCCGCCACGCCGCCGTCCAACATCACGGCCTGGATGCTGGATCGCGACCTCACTGATTTTGCCAAACCCGCCTTCGAGGTGAAGGTTCTCGTGCGCAAAGGCGAGTTGCAGGGCCTGATGAGTACCCTCGACGAAGTGATCGAGACGGTGAAGGAGAATAAGACGACGACAGCGGATTTCTTCGCCGCGGTGCAGGTAAGCTCGACCAGCCAAGCGTTGGACATAAGGAGCCAGCTCGGCAAGGACCCGAGCAAGAAATTCGCGCAGGTCGTCCCGCGCTGGATCCAGTCCCTGCCCTACAAGAGCGAAATCCTGGGGCTGACGCTCGACGAATTCCGGCAGTCTTCCCCGGCGGATCGCACGCGCTTCGAGGAGCGGCTCACGAGCCTCGTCAAGCTCTACGATGACATTCTGAACCGCGCGGATGCCTGGGCGAGCCTGAATTCCGAGGATGTCGCTGAGGAACGCGTCTACATGCTCGACCTGAAGAATTTGCCCTGA
- a CDS encoding ABC transporter ATP-binding protein: protein MPASSTVLQIRSLTKILESGGSRFELRIPDLSFQRGRFYGIVGRSGSGKSSLLDLLAMVSRPTMVDTYELIADRETVDLANIVQSGDDAEISRIRLRHFGYILQSGGLFSFLTVRENLQLPFILAGIEVNEDTIRQFVELYDMVAQLDKKPSQLSGGQRQRVSILRALSLSPQIVLADEPTASVDENMAEVIVGELKRLSQLNGVTVIMVSHDLDLVRSFADEIITLRPEMIGANSTLSVIGQGGAG, encoded by the coding sequence ATGCCCGCGTCATCGACCGTTCTTCAGATCAGATCGCTGACCAAGATTCTCGAGAGTGGCGGGTCGCGCTTCGAGTTGCGCATTCCGGACCTTTCGTTTCAGCGCGGTCGCTTCTACGGGATCGTGGGGCGAAGCGGCAGCGGAAAGAGCTCCTTGCTCGATCTGCTCGCCATGGTGTCGCGCCCAACAATGGTGGACACCTATGAACTGATCGCTGATCGCGAAACGGTCGATCTCGCCAACATCGTTCAGTCGGGCGATGACGCGGAGATCAGCCGCATCCGCCTGCGCCATTTCGGCTACATTCTTCAGTCAGGCGGCCTCTTCTCCTTCCTGACCGTACGCGAGAACTTGCAGCTACCGTTCATTCTCGCGGGGATCGAGGTGAATGAGGATACCATCCGCCAGTTCGTCGAGCTTTACGACATGGTGGCTCAGCTCGACAAGAAGCCGAGCCAGCTTTCGGGTGGCCAGCGCCAGCGCGTCAGCATTCTGCGCGCGCTCAGCTTAAGCCCGCAGATCGTCCTTGCCGACGAACCGACGGCCTCCGTCGACGAGAACATGGCGGAGGTGATCGTCGGCGAACTGAAGCGCCTGTCGCAGCTGAACGGCGTCACCGTGATCATGGTTTCGCACGATCTCGACCTGGTGCGCAGCTTCGCCGACGAGATCATCACGTTGCGGCCGGAGATGATCGGCGCCAACTCGACGCTGTCGGTCATCGGACAGGGAGGCGCCGGGTGA
- a CDS encoding ABC transporter permease, which translates to MAVRNPLRSISFVAFRDLANEKLISLCLVLSVVAVLAPILLLGSVKVGFIDRLRSEFIEDPSFREVRPTNPDLRQERFFAELRSWENVAFVSPSVMLVPREVDYVGPKGRKSEARLVPSSRADPLFSKLTGEGPSGDRVVLTSDIADKAGLTIGSAFKLSVSRIERDRRKVVEVPVTVSGIVPDELLPQPTILADQALDRQVESYRAGLAVSERGWPGVPMPPRQAYPRLMIAADGPLGETVLTDLRIRVGAKNLIPIEPARVADLFGDGLAGLTAGEASATGLSETTHFYLLENASRPYSGVDIEEARAVLVNSRARPVGVGTPVSVRVLGDETKLVGLDPKLFIGLGRDPGWAIRNEAAYSLNNGVFLPEKQRIAWEAAGRPSSVEIDLVPDAGWATGPLKLTVAYLGFLDVNAVVASPVLLAMLRRGADVPLAFDAANANIAEQSAGFRGFRLLATDIDAVPRIVERFEQLGVAVRAKSDEIRKLQQLERSLDTLILVVASVALAGGYSILSSSFFANVQRKRVDFATMRLIGMRKRSIFLIPVSQALTIALLGFLASAAVYLLVSSFLNSVIAPQLGFDGQLSKLYFVHFAFSATFVLIGSGLASLAAAREATRIDPAQAIRSG; encoded by the coding sequence ATGGCGGTGCGAAACCCTCTCCGAAGCATCAGCTTCGTGGCGTTCAGGGATCTCGCCAACGAGAAGCTTATCAGCCTGTGCCTCGTGCTCTCGGTGGTGGCGGTCCTGGCACCGATCCTCCTGCTGGGGTCGGTCAAGGTGGGCTTCATCGACCGGCTCCGGTCCGAATTCATCGAGGATCCCAGCTTCCGGGAAGTGCGCCCGACCAACCCCGATCTGCGTCAGGAGCGATTTTTCGCCGAGCTGCGGAGCTGGGAAAATGTCGCTTTCGTCTCGCCTTCAGTAATGCTCGTGCCGCGCGAGGTCGATTATGTGGGACCCAAAGGCCGCAAAAGCGAGGCGCGGCTCGTACCCTCAAGCAGGGCGGACCCGCTCTTCAGCAAACTCACCGGCGAGGGACCCTCGGGCGACCGGGTGGTGCTGACGTCGGATATCGCCGACAAGGCTGGCCTCACGATAGGCTCCGCGTTCAAACTCTCCGTCAGCCGGATTGAGCGTGACCGCCGCAAGGTCGTGGAAGTACCCGTCACCGTGAGCGGAATCGTCCCGGATGAGCTTCTTCCCCAACCAACGATCCTCGCCGATCAGGCTCTCGACCGTCAGGTTGAAAGCTACCGCGCCGGGCTCGCAGTCAGCGAGCGGGGATGGCCCGGCGTCCCGATGCCGCCGCGCCAGGCTTACCCCCGGCTGATGATCGCGGCCGACGGCCCGCTTGGCGAAACCGTGCTGACCGACCTTCGCATCCGGGTGGGGGCGAAGAACCTGATCCCCATAGAGCCGGCACGTGTCGCGGATCTGTTCGGGGATGGGCTCGCCGGACTCACCGCCGGCGAGGCTTCTGCGACCGGACTCAGCGAGACCACGCATTTCTACCTGCTGGAAAATGCCAGCCGCCCCTATTCAGGCGTCGACATCGAGGAAGCACGGGCCGTGCTCGTCAACAGCCGCGCGCGTCCTGTCGGGGTCGGCACGCCCGTGTCGGTGCGCGTTCTCGGTGATGAGACCAAGCTGGTCGGGCTTGACCCGAAACTCTTCATCGGGCTCGGCCGCGATCCAGGCTGGGCGATCCGCAACGAGGCGGCCTACTCCTTGAACAATGGCGTTTTCCTGCCGGAGAAGCAGCGGATCGCGTGGGAGGCCGCCGGGCGTCCGTCTTCCGTCGAGATTGACCTCGTGCCCGATGCCGGTTGGGCCACCGGTCCGTTGAAGCTGACCGTGGCCTACCTCGGTTTCCTCGATGTCAATGCGGTGGTCGCCAGTCCGGTCCTGCTCGCCATGTTGCGCAGAGGTGCCGACGTCCCTTTGGCGTTCGACGCGGCCAATGCGAATATTGCCGAGCAATCCGCGGGCTTTCGGGGCTTTCGCCTGCTGGCGACCGACATAGACGCCGTGCCGCGGATCGTGGAACGCTTTGAACAGCTCGGCGTAGCCGTGCGAGCAAAGTCGGACGAGATTCGCAAGCTTCAGCAGCTCGAGCGCAGTTTGGATACTCTTATACTCGTCGTCGCCAGCGTCGCGCTCGCGGGCGGCTACTCCATCCTGTCGTCCAGCTTCTTTGCCAATGTTCAGCGCAAGCGCGTAGATTTCGCCACAATGCGACTGATCGGCATGCGCAAGCGCAGCATCTTCCTCATTCCGGTCAGCCAAGCACTGACCATTGCCCTACTGGGTTTCCTGGCTTCCGCCGCGGTCTACCTTCTGGTCTCAAGCTTCCTGAATTCGGTGATCGCGCCGCAGCTCGGCTTTGATGGCCAGTTGTCTAAGCTTTACTTCGTACATTTCGCCTTTTCGGCCACCTTCGTCCTGATCGGCTCCGGTCTTGCTTCGCTTGCCGCCGCGCGAGAAGCCACTCGGATCGATCCGGCGCAGGCCATCCGCTCCGGCTGA